The nucleotide window TTGGCATCGGGAGTGTTATCTGGAGCAATGATATAAGCGAAAAAACTGACTACTACCGCCGCTGCAATGACGATCAGGCCTGCCAGTGCACCTTTGTTTTTTCGCAGCCTTTTCCAGGCAGATTGAATATCGGACAACTGTAAAATAATTTTTTAGTTCACCTGCCGGCCCTTCCATTGGTAACTTCCAAACTTGCCCAGCCATCCGGCGAGAACAATATAAGGAATATGAAACAACTGTCCGGGGATAAACCATATCAATAAAGCTGTTTTACGGAAAAAGCCTGCTACCGGTACCAGGAAATAAAGCTCCAGTGTTACCTTCAGCAGCAGGAGAATCAGGAACGCAGGCCACCAATGTGGTACAAACAAAGCGATTGCCCCCAATACCAGCATACTTACATTAAAAAGATATACCAGTAACAACACCCAGGTAAGGCGTTTATCTTCATACTTGTCGGCTTTCGATGACCAGCGTATGCGCTGGTTCATAAATCCCTTCAGTGTATCTACCGGTAAAGTACGCACGATAGCCTCTTCACTTTTAAGATACCTGACTCCATCAGGATAAGCGCTGTAGATCTTGTACATCAGCAGCATATCATCGCCGGAGGCGATATTATCGATCCCTGTAAAACCACCTACCGCATGAAAAGCTGCTTTTTCATAAGCCAGGTTGGCCCCATTACACATAGTGCCCGATTTGAGCCAGGCCGCGGCACCCGTGATGCCTTGCATGGTGATGAAATCGAGCGACTGAAGTTTCATGAAGAAATTACGCTCCTTATAAAAGCTCACCGGCGCCGCGATAAATTTGGGCCGGTACGTTTCATAAAACTGTACAATGGTTTCTATCCACCGGGGGCCCATCACACAGTCTGCGTCTGTAGTAACGATAAGGTCACCTTTAGCCCGGGCGATAGCCATGGCAATTGCTTTTTTCTTGTAGGAATTAAGCCGTTCATCTTTACTAAGCAGGTCCTGCATACGGAGCAGGTGAATGTTGGTAGCCGGAAAGCGGGTGATAATTCCGGCGGTATCGTCTGTGGAAAAATCATCTACAATGATCACTTCCAGCAGATCTGCCGGATAGGTTTGTTGTTGCAGTGATTTCAGCAGCGCCGGTACATTTTCAGCTTCATCGCGTGCGGGGATAATAACGGTCACGCGGGTATTACCACCCGGTGACTGTGCAGGTACAAATTCCGGCAGTTTTCTCCAGCCAAGGCTGTACCACAACATCAGTACGCCGTATCCAAGTGCCAGTCCGGTAACTATAATCAGGAAAAAATACATCCAGGTTAAATATTTGTTTTGATAATGGAGCCCAGCTCCTTTGAAATCAGCTGATGCCCTTTTTCCAGCACCAGCATTTTACAGGTAAATGAACCGTCCATAAAGCGTGTACCCAGTACCGGTGGTATTACCCGGTCGTATTTCCCGAATATCAGGAGTGTTAAAACGTTGTAGCGGGACAGTAATTGTTTGCACTTCTTTTTATCCGGCATCATATGTCGCATGGTTGTCCATACGTTGTATACCTGCAGTCTTTTTTCTGTTTTGTCCATCCGGTGCAGTGCGAATTTGTAAACGCTTTGATTAAGCAGTCCCAGTTTCCGCCATCCTTTCAGCAGCGTAAAAAATAATTGGGGATGATCAGTATTGTACTTGAAAAGTTTATTACCTATGCTGGTTTGAGTAACAAACATATGCCATGGATTGTTTCTGAGGCCATCTGCTGCCAGCATGATCAGGTGATCTATGCGACTGGTCATGGTTTCCACCAGGCAGAGTGCCAGTCGTCCGCCCATGCTGTAGCCCAGCAGTGAAAAACGTTCTTTGCCCTGCTGTTCCAGTACCAGCAGTATAATGGCTTCCAGATCGGCCTTTTCAAAAGGGCGTTCTTCATTCCATTTGGTTTCTCCATGTAAGGGCATGTCCAGTGCCACGACGGTGAATATATCTCCCAAACCGGCTGCCAGCGGGGCGAAGTGTGCGGCACTTTCACCAAATCCGTGCAAACAGATCAGCAGTTGCGGACCTGTTCCGCTGCTGATTCCATGAAACTGGCTTTTAGCATATGGCAAATAGAAATCCATAAGGGGGAACAATGATAGGGAAAAAACTTTGTCTTACCCAGCTTTGGGCGCAGGTTTTCCGGATACTGTTTCGGTTTTGTTAAAATATTCCCACTCCGGTAGGTAGCTATCCTGTCAAGTGCCCGCAGTGATGGCAACCAGTGGGGCAAGCGTTATAATAATGCAGGGAGGGCATGGTTTTATTTCAGCTTAATTCGGTAAATTACGGAAGTACCAAAAATCAGATAAACATGGACGCAACAGTAGAAAATAAGCAGGCGCTGAAAGGCGCAGAGTTCCTGGTAAAGGAAAGTGTTCCGGAAGATGTGTTTACCCCCGAAGATTTTTCGGAGGAACAGCTGATGATCAAAGATATGGCCGACCAGTTCATCAGTAAAGAAATAACGCCGATCGTTGAGCGTATTGATAAACTGGAAGAGGGTCTGATGCCTTCTCTCCTGGAGAAAGCAGGTGAGCAGGGACTACTGGGTGCTTCTTTCCCTGAAGAATATGGAGGCCTGGGCAAAGACTTCGTAACCGCCACTATCATCAATGAAGGGCTGGGTGCCGGCCACTCGTTCTCTGTAGCTATGGCCGCCCATACGGGTATCGGCTCGCTCCCTATCCTGTATTTTGGTACAGAAGCCCAGAAACAAAAATATATTCCAAAACTGGCTACCGGCGAAATGAAAGGCGCCTACGCCCTCACAGAACCGGATTCCGGCTCTGACGCCCTGGGAGCCAGAACTACCGCCAAACTCACCGAAGATGGTAAATACTATGTACTGAACGGACAGAAAAGCTGGATCACCAACTCCGGTTTCGCTGATGTATTTACCGTATTCGCTAAAATCGATGGCGATAAATTCACTGCCTTTATTGTGGATAAAGGTACTCCCGGATTTACCCTGGGTGCCGAAGAACACAAAATGGGCATCAAAGGCTCTTCTACCCGCCAGATCTATTTCCAGGACGCCAAAGTACCTGTTGAAAACGTACTGGGCGTAATTGGCAAAGGACACCTGATCGCTTTCAATATCCTGAACATAGGCAGGCTGAAACTCTGTGCGGCCGCACTCGGCGCAGCCAAGAAGTGTATCACCACTTCCGTACAGTATGCCAATACCCGCCACCAGTTTAAACAGCCGATCTCCAATTTCGGCGCCATCAAACATAAACTGGCGGAAATGGCCATCCGTACCTGGACTTCAGAGTCTTCCCTGTTCCGCACCGCACAGCTCATCGACGAAAAAGAAAAAGAACTGCTGGCTTCCGGCAAACCTTTCAACGAAGCCCTGCTGGGTGCCGCGGAAGAATATGCCGTAGAATGCGCCATCCTGAAAGTTAATGGTTCTGAAGTACTGGATTATGTAGTGGATGAAGGTGTACAGATACACGGTGGCAACGGCTTCAGCGATGAATACATCATCTCCAAAGCTTACCGTGACTCCCGCATCAACCGCATCTTCGAAGGTACCAACGAAATCAACCGACTGCTCACTCTCGACATGACGCTAAAACGGGCCATGAAAGGCAAACTGGACCTGATGACCCCTGCCATGAACGTGATGAAGGAACTGATGAGCATACCTGATTTTGGCAGCGACGATGAAAGCGCTTTCAGCAAGGAAAGAAAGATGATCACCAATTTTAAAAAGGCCATCCTTATGACCGCTGGCGCCGCCGCCCAGAAGCTCATGATGAAGCTGGAAACAGAACAGGAAGTGCTGATGGACATCGCTGATATGGCCATCGAAACATTCGTGGCCGAAAGCGCCCTCCTGCGCCTCCAGAAACTTGTTCAGCATAAAGGAGAAGCCGCCGCCGAACTGCAGACAGACATCGTGCGTACCTACATCTACGATGCCGCTGACCGTATCAACAAATCCGGTAAAGACGCCATCAACGCCTTCGCCGAAGGTGATGAACAACGGATGATGCTGCTGGGCCTCAAACGCTTCACCAAAGCAGAACCTTTCAACGCAAAAGATGCCCGCAGAAGAATTGCGGACAAACTGATTGCTGAAAATAAATACATCTTCTAAGATTGGATGATGGACTGTTTGATGATGAGATGATGGTTTCTTCCCACTCCATCATCCCATCATCAAACATCTAAATCATTAAATACCAATCGCGCTCTCCTATTTCCCTCTTATCTTTACATGATTACGCAGGGATATGAAGCAAGCATTGAAACTATTACTACAGACTGTTATTGCCATTGTAGTTCCCCTTTGGGCCAGCAGCCAGGCTTTTCTCCGGCTCAGCCAACCTTCCCGGGAACAAACCAATGTGAACACCGCCCGGCAGTTTATTGCCGGCAGGACGTGTACCGATTGCAAGGTCACCATCAACAATGAACCGGTTTACGTATACAGCACCGGCACCTTCGCCGTTAAAAAAGAGCTGAAGGAAGGTAGAAACTCATTCACCATCACAGCAGAAGACACTACTAACGGCAAAACATACACGAAAAATATTACCTGGTATTATGCTCCGGTTCCTCCTCCCAGAGTTACCAGCAGCTTCCGGATAGATTTTGTGGAAATCTCTCCCAAAGGGAACCTGCAACTGTCTGTAGGAGATACCCTGCATGTAAAGATGAAAGGTTATCCCGGCGGGCATGCCAGCTGGTTCAACAATTCGCCCCTGCGCGAATTACCAGCCGCTCAAACAGGAGGTGTACCCGGCTATTATGTTGGCAGCTACGCGTTGCAGCCAGCAGACTCCCTGCTGAACGGAAAAATACAGGTCAGGCTCTACAATGGCAGTGAAACAGCCATCTTAAACAGCACCTACCATTACAGCATGATGCGCCATGAGATACCGCTCACCGGCCGCACCATCGACAACATGACCTACCTTACTTCCGCTGCTGAAGGCGACCGCCTCGGCCCGGATAAAATAGGTTATCTCGATAAAGACGTACTGCTCCACATCATAGGCAGGCAGGGCGATTACTATAAAGTACGCCTCTCCTCCCAGCGGACAGCGTTTATCCCCGAACCACTGGTGGATACAGACATCCCGCAGGAACCCATGCCTGTCAGCATCGTCTCCGATGCCAAAGTATGGGGCGACGAAAAAGCAGACTATGTATCGGTAGCACTGTCAGATAAACTGCCCTATACATCCACCCAGATGGTGTCTCCGGGTAAAATCATCGTTGACATTCACGGTGCCTACGCCGAAAACGGCATCAGCACGCAGCTCCAGGGTACCCGTGAAATCACCGGCCTACAATGGCAACAACCTACCCATGACGTGCTCCGCATGGTGATTTCCCTCAAACACGCTCCCTGGGGATACCAGATTTATTATGAAAACAACCGTATAACGGTGAAGGTTAAACGCGTTCCGGCCAACCTGTCTCTACGCAATCTGGTGATCGGTATAGACGCAGGTCACGGCGGCAGCAATATGGGCTCTGTAGGCCTCACCGGCGTGTACGAAAAAACACTTACCCTCAACCTCGCCCTGCAGCTGGAGGCTGCCCTGAAAAGAGAAGGCGCTACTATCATCATGTCGCGTACCACAGAAAGACTGGTGCCCAACGAAGAACGCCTCTCCCTCTTCCGCCGCGCCGACCCCGACCTGCTGCTCAGTATACATCTCAATTCTTCCGGTAATCCCGTGGATGTTACAGGTACCGCCACCTATTACAAACACCCGTTCTGCGAGCCGCTGAATGCCGCCATCCACAAGCGATTACTTGAAACAGGACTGAATGATTTCAAAAACAACGGCGACTTCAACTTCATCCTCAATAACCCAACGGAGTTCCCGGACGCACTAATAGAAACCCTCTTCATCAGCAATCCCGGTGATGAGGAAAAAATACTTGAACCGCAGTTCCAGCAGGAAATCATCAACAAGATTGTGCAGGGCCTGAAAGACTATCTCAAAACCATGTAATATATCAGCGAATAGAAAAGGGCTGACCAGCATAAACTGGTCAGCCCTTTTTAGTGATATGTGCTGTATCAGCGGCCGCTCAGCGGCTGCAAATACTTTGTCAATCTGTCGATAGCGGCAGCTACTACCCCGATCTGTTCTGCTGCTTCTGACCAGCGACGTTGTTCAATAGCTTCCCGCACGCCCGGAACGGTTTTCACACCATAGCCGGTATAAAAGCCTGGCGCGTATAATGTATGTTTATACCAGGCGCGGGATGGCAGCCCTTTTTCGTTCAACAGCTGCTGTTCGGCCTGATAGAGTATTTTGTTCAGCGCAGGATTACCTGCCAGCTGTTTATTGCTACTGATAGCCTGGGTAATGGAGTCCAGCCCCGCCAGTGCGTTCTGCAGCGGAGAGAAGTCGATATAGGGCACCGGTACTTTAGCAACAGGAGGCAGCAGGTGTTTAGCCGTATCCGTAGCCAGCTGGTATTTGTTTTCCTTTACGAGCTGATTTTCCAGGGCGGTTGTTTCACGCATGTCTGTAGCCAGTTCTGTAAGCTCGCTGACATATCCGTTTACTGTTTCATACAGTTTGCGGAAGTCGAATGGCAGAACAACAGCATTGGCTATACGAAGAACAGTATGACCGGCTGTCTTTGACAACGCTACTCCGTAGCTGAAGGTGGGATCTTTAAACCTTACATAGTCATCGTAAGAGTCGTAGATAGAGTGGTATTCCCCGCCGGCATCTTCACCGGAGAAGCCGAAGTCCAGAGAAGGTACGCCCAGGTGCTGCAGAAAGGAGGAATAATCTGATCCGGAGCCCATTGCGTTGATATTGATACCCTGGCGGGAAAGTTTCTCTTTTTTCTGCCTGGTAGTGGCGGCCCTGAGCACATCAGCAGCCTGGCGGCGGGCCAGGATACTGACATTGGTTTGTGGATCGGTGATATCGCGGGCCACCTGGTTGACCAGTGTTTCCAGGGCATGAGAGCCGCTGGCGCCGAGGAAACCACGGCCGTTGCCATCAGAATTGATGTATACCACTGCTTTCTCCTGTAATTCAGCAGCATGGTCTTCTGCCCATTCGGTAGAACCCAGCAGTCCGGGCTCTTCACCGTCCCAGGCGCAGTATACCAGGGTACGGCGTGGTTTGAAGCCTTCCCTGCTCAGCTGCCCGATAGCCTTAGCCTCTTCCAGCAGGGCAGCGAGGCCACTGATAGGGTCGGAAGCGCCGTTTACCCAGGCATCATGGTGGTTACCACGCACCACCCACTGATCGGGCTCTTCAGCACCTTTTAATTTGGCTATCACGTTGTGACAGGGACGTATTTGCCAGTCGAAGGATAGTTTCAAATGTACTTTGGCTTTTCCCGGACCGATATGATAGGTGAAGGGCAGCGCGCCACGCCAGGCTTCAGGTGCTACGGGTCCATCCAGTGCCTTGAGGAGTGGGGCCGCATCATGATAACTGATAGGCAACACTGGTATCTTCAGCAGGTTAGGAGCCTGAAGGCGGTCCAGTCTTTTGGCGTTGGCAGTAGCTCCAATATTGGGCGTGAGCGGATCTCCGGGATAAATGACCATATCCATCACAGAGCCGCGCTGTACACCGTATTCATTTTTAAAGGCTCCCTGCGGGTATACGTCTCCGTTAAAATAGCCGTCGTCTTTGGGATCGGAGTAGATGATACAGCCGATGGCGCCGTGTTCCTGGGCTACTTTGGGTTTGATACCCCGCCAGGAGCGGCCGTATTTGGCGATCACTATTTTACCCCGTACGTCTATACCGGCACGTTCCAGGTATTCATAATCTTCAGGCAGGCCGTAGTTGACAAATACCAGCGGAGCACTTACATCACCGTCAGCACTCCAGGCGTTGTAGGTAGGCAGCTGGCCTTCCTGGCCGGAAGTGGCATCTTCTTTCAGGGCCGGCTCTTTCAGAAGAGCCTTGTAAGTAGTGGGGGAAGTCATTTCCAGCACCCGCTCTTTAGGCTTGGGAAACAACACCTGGTAAGTCACAATTTCCGCATCCCAGCCATAACTTTTAAAACGCTGCAGGATGTCTTCAGCCACCGCTTTGCCTCCGGCTGAGCTGATATGATGTGGCCTGGAAGACAGGGTTTTGATGGTTTCTCCGATGTGGCTGCTGCTGAGCTGCTGATCAAAACGGGCTTCCAGCTGCTGCTGGCGGGCTACTTCATTATCGGTATATCCCAGCATTTTTTTGTCTTGCGCCTGGGCTGTAGCACCCGCGCATAAACATAACGCCAGTAAAAAATGAGTTCTCATCATAAGACGTTTAGATGTGTTGGTTGAAAAGAAAAGTTGGTATATCCAACAATATACAAATAGTCCACCATACCAATAGGCTTTTTTTGAGCAAAAATCATCAACATAACTTTTAGTTATCCTTCATAATCATACGTTATAGGTCAAACAGTCCACTCAACCAGTAGATTAATGTATATTTGTAAACACTTTCATAGCTTTATCCCTGTGAAATAATATAGCTAACATTTAAAGCGGAACAATATGTCAAATACGATACAGGAGTTTAACGACTACCGTGGGAAAATGAATGAAGTAATACTGGGGAAGCAGAATAAGGTGATCAACCGGTTATTTAACCTCGATACCAACACTTATGCCGAGGGAGCGCTGAGTACAAAAACCAAGGAAATGCTGGGGCTGGTAGCGTCGATGGTACTGCGCTGCGACGATTGTATCAAATATCATCTGGGCAAATGTTATGAACAGGGCATCACCACCGACGAAATGTATGAAATCTTTGCGGTGGCCAATATTGTAGGTGGAACGATTGTTATTCCGCACACCCGCCGGGCAGCCGAATATTGGGAAGAACTGAATAATCAGTAACTTTACAGGATTACATATTCATACTCATATATATATTTAATTCATACAAATGTCAACAGCAACTATAGCTCCGCAAGCCTTAACTGCAAAAGATTTTGCAACGGACCAGGAAGTGCGCTGGTGCCCTGGATGCGGCGACTACTCTATACTTAAGCAGGTACAGACTATCATGCCCGGGCTGGGTATCCCCCGCGAAAATATTGTGATTGTTTCTGGTATCGGCTGTTCATCGCGTTTCCCATACTATATGAACACCTATGGTATGCACTCAATCCACGGGCGTGCTACTGCTATTGCCTCCGGCCTGAAAGCTACCCGCCCAGAGCTGAGCGTATGGATTGTGACGGGTGACGGTGATGGTCTCTCGATTGGTGGTAACCACACCATCCATCTGCTGCGTCGTAATTTTGATGTGAATATCATGTTGTTCAACAACCAGATTTATGGTCTGACTAAAGGACAATACTCCCCTACTTCCGAAGAAAACAAGGTGACCAAGTCTACCCCCTTCGGTAGTATCGACCACCCTTTCAACCCGCTGGCACTGGCACTGGGCGCAGATGCAACCTTCATTGCCCGCAGTATGGACCGCGATCCAAAACACCTGCAGGAAATGCTGAAACGCAGCCATGCCCACAAAGGAGCCTCTTTCCTGGAAATATATCAGAACTGCAACATCTTCAATGATGGCGCTTTTGAAATATTCACCGAAAAATCCACTAAAGCGGAAGAAACCCTCTTCGTAGAGCAAGGCCAGCCGATGATCTTCGGCGCCCAGAAAAATAAAGGCCTCCGCCTCGACGGCCTGAAGCCTGTAGTAGTGGAATTAGGTAGCGAATACAGCGCCGGCGACCTGTGGATTCACGACGAAAACGATTTCTACAAAGCCCAGCTGCTTACCCGCCTGTTCGATGACGTCCGCATAGAAGGCCATATGCCTCGTCCTTTCGGCGTATTCTACCAGGCCCACCGCCATACCTACGAAGAAGTAATGGCAGCCCAACTGGCAGAAACTATCAGCAGAAAAGGTGAAGGCGATCTGGATAAATTACTGGCAGGAAATGAAACATGGGTCATCAACCACTGATGCATGTGATGAGCCTGATTCTCCTGATAGGCGAAGATAAAAGCGAAAATAAAAGCGAAGAGCCCATTGATCTTATGTCAATGGGCTCTTCGCTTTTATAATATTTTCTACGTAATCTCCGCTCAAATCTTCGCCTATCAGGAGAATCAGCGATATCACATAAATCACAGTTTCAGTGGCCTAATGTACCCACCTCAAACAACACCTTATACACCAATACTACGCCGAAAAGGATCATACTGGCACCGGCTATGCGGTTCAGCCATTCTACGTTGGTGAGGGTGAGTTTATGCCGGATTTTATCGGAGATAAACACTTTCATGATATCTGCGGAAAGCACCAGTGAAAGGCATACGCCATACATCACAAAACGATGTCCTATAGAGGTAGCGCTGTTGGCGACACATACGCCCAGCCAGAAAATGATCACGCCAGGATTCAGGGTATTCATCAGGAAACCGGCCAGCCATATCTTGAGATAGTCGTGGGTACGGAACATCTCCGGTTTTTCATCGCCGGTGCTGATCTTCACCTTCTTGAAGAACAGTCCGTAAACACCCATGCCTATCAGCAAAATTCCACCTACCACTCCGATAGAGCGTTTGTATTCTTCCAAACCGCTAATAAAAGAGGTGGTCAGGTTGCCTGCCAGCACAAACATGATATCGCTGAAAGACACGCCCAGCGCAAAGCTGATACCTGCCTTAAAGCCATTGTTAATGCTGTATTTGATAATGGCGAAAATTACCGGCCCCACCGATAACGACAGAAACAAACCCAGTCCTAGTCCTGCTACAATTGATGCTATCATGCGTTTAAATTCGGGGTCACGGATTATGCCTGTGGCTTACAGCTTTTCCTGCCAGAAATTTCTCCCAGTCTTTCAGTTTCTCTCCCTTCATTACCCTGGGGAACTTATTCATCGCTCCCTCCTTGCCTTTGCAACGGAGATAGTCGATAAATACATCGTTGGGTAATACTTCCACAAAAACTTCTTTCAGTGCAGAGGTTCTTTCCACTGCATAGTCATCGTTCACTTCTGCCAGAGTCTGATCAATGATTTCCCTTATTTTCTCCACATCAGCCACTGGCTGGTCTGTACCAATATACCAACGGTGTGCAAAGAGATTTTCGTATGGGAAGCCAGCTACTGTAAACTCACGGATGGTAATGCCCATCTTCTTCTGAACCGTATCGATGGCTTTGTTCATGTTATCAACACTCATGTGCTCCCCGGCAAGGCTGAGGAACTGTTTGGTACGGCCTACGATCACGATTTCATGTTCCTTGACGGAAGTGAATTTCACCACGTCACCAATGAGGTAGCGCCAGGCACCTGCACAGGTAGACAACATCACAGCGTATTCCACATCTTCCACTACCTCGTTGATCATATACGATTTAGGGTTGGGTTTCACCTCCCCTTCCGCATCAAAGTTTTCTTCATTGAATGGAATAAATTCAAAGAAGATACCGGCATTCAGCACCAGTTTGATACCTCTGACGTTGGGACGGGCCTGGAAGCCGAAAGAGCCTTCAGACGCCATATATGTTTCGATGAAGTTGATCGGTTTACCGAGCAGTTTCTGGAAGCTCTCACGGTAAGGCTCAAAAGATACGCCTCCATGAATGTAGATAGCCAGGTTAGGCCATATTTCATGGATATTTTTAACGCCGTGGTATTTGATGATTTCTTCAAACACAATCTGTACCCAGGCCGGCACACCGCATACGGTGCCTACGTCCCAGGTAGGGGCTTTCCGTACAATCAGCTTGATACGCTGCTCCCAGTTAGGCCGGCGGGAAATGCTGCCGCCCGGCTTATAAAAACGGCGGAACCAACGGGGAATATTTTTGGCCTGGATGCCGCTCATATCTCCCTCATAATAGTCGCCTTTTTCAAACAATGAAGTGGTACCTCCCAGCATCAGAATCCCTTTGGTAAAGGATTTGGGCGGGATGTTAAAGTTAACCATGGAATACAGCTGCTTCACACCTACCTTCTTCACTGTTTTCAGCATGGCTT belongs to Chitinophaga sp. HK235 and includes:
- a CDS encoding glycosyltransferase, with the translated sequence MYFFLIIVTGLALGYGVLMLWYSLGWRKLPEFVPAQSPGGNTRVTVIIPARDEAENVPALLKSLQQQTYPADLLEVIIVDDFSTDDTAGIITRFPATNIHLLRMQDLLSKDERLNSYKKKAIAMAIARAKGDLIVTTDADCVMGPRWIETIVQFYETYRPKFIAAPVSFYKERNFFMKLQSLDFITMQGITGAAAWLKSGTMCNGANLAYEKAAFHAVGGFTGIDNIASGDDMLLMYKIYSAYPDGVRYLKSEEAIVRTLPVDTLKGFMNQRIRWSSKADKYEDKRLTWVLLLVYLFNVSMLVLGAIALFVPHWWPAFLILLLLKVTLELYFLVPVAGFFRKTALLIWFIPGQLFHIPYIVLAGWLGKFGSYQWKGRQVN
- a CDS encoding alpha/beta hydrolase; translation: MDFYLPYAKSQFHGISSGTGPQLLICLHGFGESAAHFAPLAAGLGDIFTVVALDMPLHGETKWNEERPFEKADLEAIILLVLEQQGKERFSLLGYSMGGRLALCLVETMTSRIDHLIMLAADGLRNNPWHMFVTQTSIGNKLFKYNTDHPQLFFTLLKGWRKLGLLNQSVYKFALHRMDKTEKRLQVYNVWTTMRHMMPDKKKCKQLLSRYNVLTLLIFGKYDRVIPPVLGTRFMDGSFTCKMLVLEKGHQLISKELGSIIKTNI
- a CDS encoding acyl-CoA dehydrogenase family protein, which gives rise to MDATVENKQALKGAEFLVKESVPEDVFTPEDFSEEQLMIKDMADQFISKEITPIVERIDKLEEGLMPSLLEKAGEQGLLGASFPEEYGGLGKDFVTATIINEGLGAGHSFSVAMAAHTGIGSLPILYFGTEAQKQKYIPKLATGEMKGAYALTEPDSGSDALGARTTAKLTEDGKYYVLNGQKSWITNSGFADVFTVFAKIDGDKFTAFIVDKGTPGFTLGAEEHKMGIKGSSTRQIYFQDAKVPVENVLGVIGKGHLIAFNILNIGRLKLCAAALGAAKKCITTSVQYANTRHQFKQPISNFGAIKHKLAEMAIRTWTSESSLFRTAQLIDEKEKELLASGKPFNEALLGAAEEYAVECAILKVNGSEVLDYVVDEGVQIHGGNGFSDEYIISKAYRDSRINRIFEGTNEINRLLTLDMTLKRAMKGKLDLMTPAMNVMKELMSIPDFGSDDESAFSKERKMITNFKKAILMTAGAAAQKLMMKLETEQEVLMDIADMAIETFVAESALLRLQKLVQHKGEAAAELQTDIVRTYIYDAADRINKSGKDAINAFAEGDEQRMMLLGLKRFTKAEPFNAKDARRRIADKLIAENKYIF
- a CDS encoding N-acetylmuramoyl-L-alanine amidase codes for the protein MKQALKLLLQTVIAIVVPLWASSQAFLRLSQPSREQTNVNTARQFIAGRTCTDCKVTINNEPVYVYSTGTFAVKKELKEGRNSFTITAEDTTNGKTYTKNITWYYAPVPPPRVTSSFRIDFVEISPKGNLQLSVGDTLHVKMKGYPGGHASWFNNSPLRELPAAQTGGVPGYYVGSYALQPADSLLNGKIQVRLYNGSETAILNSTYHYSMMRHEIPLTGRTIDNMTYLTSAAEGDRLGPDKIGYLDKDVLLHIIGRQGDYYKVRLSSQRTAFIPEPLVDTDIPQEPMPVSIVSDAKVWGDEKADYVSVALSDKLPYTSTQMVSPGKIIVDIHGAYAENGISTQLQGTREITGLQWQQPTHDVLRMVISLKHAPWGYQIYYENNRITVKVKRVPANLSLRNLVIGIDAGHGGSNMGSVGLTGVYEKTLTLNLALQLEAALKREGATIIMSRTTERLVPNEERLSLFRRADPDLLLSIHLNSSGNPVDVTGTATYYKHPFCEPLNAAIHKRLLETGLNDFKNNGDFNFILNNPTEFPDALIETLFISNPGDEEKILEPQFQQEIINKIVQGLKDYLKTM
- a CDS encoding transferrin receptor-like dimerization domain-containing protein; the encoded protein is MMRTHFLLALCLCAGATAQAQDKKMLGYTDNEVARQQQLEARFDQQLSSSHIGETIKTLSSRPHHISSAGGKAVAEDILQRFKSYGWDAEIVTYQVLFPKPKERVLEMTSPTTYKALLKEPALKEDATSGQEGQLPTYNAWSADGDVSAPLVFVNYGLPEDYEYLERAGIDVRGKIVIAKYGRSWRGIKPKVAQEHGAIGCIIYSDPKDDGYFNGDVYPQGAFKNEYGVQRGSVMDMVIYPGDPLTPNIGATANAKRLDRLQAPNLLKIPVLPISYHDAAPLLKALDGPVAPEAWRGALPFTYHIGPGKAKVHLKLSFDWQIRPCHNVIAKLKGAEEPDQWVVRGNHHDAWVNGASDPISGLAALLEEAKAIGQLSREGFKPRRTLVYCAWDGEEPGLLGSTEWAEDHAAELQEKAVVYINSDGNGRGFLGASGSHALETLVNQVARDITDPQTNVSILARRQAADVLRAATTRQKKEKLSRQGININAMGSGSDYSSFLQHLGVPSLDFGFSGEDAGGEYHSIYDSYDDYVRFKDPTFSYGVALSKTAGHTVLRIANAVVLPFDFRKLYETVNGYVSELTELATDMRETTALENQLVKENKYQLATDTAKHLLPPVAKVPVPYIDFSPLQNALAGLDSITQAISSNKQLAGNPALNKILYQAEQQLLNEKGLPSRAWYKHTLYAPGFYTGYGVKTVPGVREAIEQRRWSEAAEQIGVVAAAIDRLTKYLQPLSGR
- a CDS encoding carboxymuconolactone decarboxylase family protein; amino-acid sequence: MSNTIQEFNDYRGKMNEVILGKQNKVINRLFNLDTNTYAEGALSTKTKEMLGLVASMVLRCDDCIKYHLGKCYEQGITTDEMYEIFAVANIVGGTIVIPHTRRAAEYWEELNNQ
- a CDS encoding 2-oxoacid:ferredoxin oxidoreductase subunit beta, encoding MSTATIAPQALTAKDFATDQEVRWCPGCGDYSILKQVQTIMPGLGIPRENIVIVSGIGCSSRFPYYMNTYGMHSIHGRATAIASGLKATRPELSVWIVTGDGDGLSIGGNHTIHLLRRNFDVNIMLFNNQIYGLTKGQYSPTSEENKVTKSTPFGSIDHPFNPLALALGADATFIARSMDRDPKHLQEMLKRSHAHKGASFLEIYQNCNIFNDGAFEIFTEKSTKAEETLFVEQGQPMIFGAQKNKGLRLDGLKPVVVELGSEYSAGDLWIHDENDFYKAQLLTRLFDDVRIEGHMPRPFGVFYQAHRHTYEEVMAAQLAETISRKGEGDLDKLLAGNETWVINH
- a CDS encoding LysE family translocator: MIASIVAGLGLGLFLSLSVGPVIFAIIKYSINNGFKAGISFALGVSFSDIMFVLAGNLTTSFISGLEEYKRSIGVVGGILLIGMGVYGLFFKKVKISTGDEKPEMFRTHDYLKIWLAGFLMNTLNPGVIIFWLGVCVANSATSIGHRFVMYGVCLSLVLSADIMKVFISDKIRHKLTLTNVEWLNRIAGASMILFGVVLVYKVLFEVGTLGH